A portion of the Fibrobacter sp. UWB16 genome contains these proteins:
- a CDS encoding histidine phosphatase family protein produces MKSKLLLATSIFTLSMLYGCLDEVSEASAPDLSELACKTEPLDDDSGLKVICGGDSVGVVLNGKDGKDGKDGEDGKSGADGKNGKDGTNGKDGLSCYVTENSEINGYDVFCGDEKIGSIVNGKDGADGKNGENGANGKDGDKGDDGKDGKDGKDGTSCTVEVNDDINGYDVVCAGKKVGELRNGKDGEKGADGTNGTNGKDGKDGTSCTVEVNDDINGYDVVCAGKKVGELRNGKDGEKGADGTNGIDGKDGNDGSSCTVEVNDDINGFDVVCAGKKVGELRNGKDGEKGADGTNGTNGKDGTSCTVEVNDDIHGYDVICAGKKVGELRNGKDGEKGADGTNGTNGKDGKDGTSCTVKENKDIDGYEVFCGDEKVGELHNGKDGKDGKDGKDGNDGTSCSVVKNEKVNGYEVYCGTEFIGYLMNGKDGADGKDGKDGTSCTVEVNDDIDGYDVICAGKKVGELRNGKDAVLPSSSSIASSSSAAPSSSSKVSSSSATPSSSSVASSSSEAISSSSEISSSSETPSSSSVEQLSEKCKTLRATTDVFNSLYDVLGCTRSDEKVAIILRHAQRDIHKYGDDDGLIEVGRQQAKQVGEKLKDLNLDDFYYMYTNVKRTAETAQIIAINKGENVSTDINDWHKHSIANLTEINQNLKESWYVKPGQSAGNCKGGASWGWSSYSKIAYQEYDDDNNRQNCENAFYPIDTRIEAFIENYFTYEQMHKYTLAISHDQYLVPFVVTISNKKIHDDVKNSKYDLRFHKHDRDINWNPDFNYWINYLTGVVLIIDADNSVIKLPVKALDDGFLRKYENP; encoded by the coding sequence ATGAAATCCAAATTACTCTTAGCAACATCAATCTTCACACTTTCCATGCTCTACGGCTGCCTTGACGAGGTAAGCGAAGCAAGCGCCCCGGACTTGTCCGAACTCGCCTGCAAAACAGAACCGCTAGACGATGACAGCGGTCTCAAGGTTATCTGCGGCGGTGATTCCGTAGGTGTCGTTTTGAACGGCAAAGACGGTAAGGACGGGAAAGATGGCGAAGACGGAAAATCCGGCGCCGATGGTAAAAACGGTAAAGACGGAACAAACGGCAAAGACGGATTATCCTGCTACGTCACCGAAAACTCAGAAATCAACGGCTACGACGTGTTCTGCGGCGATGAAAAAATCGGTTCAATCGTGAACGGCAAGGATGGTGCCGACGGTAAAAATGGTGAAAACGGCGCCAACGGTAAGGATGGCGACAAGGGTGACGATGGTAAGGACGGCAAGGATGGTAAGGATGGAACTTCCTGCACGGTCGAAGTAAACGATGACATCAACGGCTACGACGTCGTTTGCGCAGGCAAGAAGGTCGGCGAACTCCGCAACGGCAAAGATGGTGAAAAGGGCGCTGACGGAACGAATGGCACCAACGGCAAGGACGGTAAGGATGGAACTTCCTGCACGGTCGAAGTAAACGATGACATCAACGGCTACGACGTCGTTTGCGCAGGCAAGAAGGTTGGCGAACTCCGCAACGGTAAGGACGGAGAAAAAGGTGCAGACGGTACGAACGGTATCGACGGTAAGGACGGTAACGATGGTTCTTCCTGCACCGTCGAAGTAAACGATGACATCAACGGTTTCGACGTCGTTTGCGCAGGCAAGAAGGTCGGCGAACTCCGAAACGGTAAGGACGGAGAAAAGGGCGCTGACGGTACGAACGGCACCAACGGCAAGGATGGAACTTCTTGCACGGTCGAAGTAAACGATGACATCCATGGTTACGATGTCATCTGCGCGGGCAAGAAGGTCGGTGAACTCCGCAACGGCAAGGATGGTGAAAAGGGCGCTGACGGTACGAACGGCACCAATGGTAAGGACGGTAAGGACGGAACATCTTGCACGGTCAAAGAGAACAAGGATATCGACGGTTACGAAGTATTCTGCGGCGACGAAAAGGTCGGCGAACTCCACAACGGTAAAGACGGCAAAGACGGCAAAGATGGTAAAGACGGTAACGACGGTACATCCTGCTCTGTCGTAAAGAACGAAAAGGTCAATGGATACGAAGTTTACTGCGGTACCGAATTCATAGGATACCTCATGAACGGAAAGGATGGCGCTGATGGCAAGGACGGTAAGGATGGAACTTCTTGCACGGTCGAAGTAAACGATGACATCGATGGTTACGATGTCATCTGTGCGGGCAAGAAGGTCGGTGAACTCCGCAACGGTAAGGACGCAGTCCTTCCTTCCTCCAGCAGCATCGCTTCTTCAAGCAGTGCAGCACCTTCTAGCAGCAGCAAGGTTTCCTCTAGCAGCGCAACACCTTCTAGCAGTAGCGTAGCATCCTCCAGCAGCGAAGCCATTTCTAGCAGCAGTGAAATTTCCTCTAGTAGCGAAACCCCGTCCAGCTCCAGCGTCGAACAACTCAGTGAAAAGTGTAAAACTCTCCGCGCCACAACAGATGTATTCAACTCACTCTACGACGTTCTCGGCTGCACCCGCTCCGACGAAAAAGTCGCCATCATCCTGCGCCACGCCCAACGCGACATTCACAAATACGGCGATGACGACGGCCTCATCGAAGTCGGCAGACAGCAAGCAAAACAAGTCGGCGAGAAACTAAAGGATCTCAACCTCGACGATTTCTATTATATGTACACGAACGTCAAGCGCACCGCAGAAACCGCACAAATCATCGCCATTAACAAAGGCGAAAACGTTTCGACAGACATCAACGACTGGCACAAGCATAGCATCGCAAACCTTACCGAAATCAACCAGAACCTGAAGGAATCTTGGTATGTCAAGCCGGGCCAGAGCGCAGGCAACTGCAAAGGTGGCGCGAGCTGGGGCTGGAGTTCTTACTCCAAAATCGCCTATCAAGAATACGACGACGACAACAACCGTCAAAACTGCGAAAACGCATTCTACCCCATCGACACAAGAATTGAAGCATTCATCGAAAACTACTTTACATACGAACAAATGCACAAGTACACTTTAGCCATTTCGCACGACCAATACCTCGTGCCATTCGTCGTTACAATCAGCAACAAAAAAATCCACGACGACGTTAAAAATTCCAAATACGATCTCCGCTTCCACAAGCACGATCGCGACATTAACTGGAATCCAGATTTTAACTACTGGATTAACTACCTCACCGGCGTAGTACTCATCATAGACGCCGACAACAGCGTTATAAAGCTCCCCGTCAAAGCACTAGACGACGGATTCCTGCGCAAATACGAAAATCCATAA
- a CDS encoding MoxR family ATPase — MDIQELSEKVKQQSSFCMNLLREVEDTVIGQKAMVESILTGILADGHVLLEGLPGLAKTTAVKAFADAVSLDFKRIQFTPDLLPADLLGTTIYNAREAKFETRKGPLFTNLVLADEINRAPSKVQSALLEAMQERHITIGDETFKLDEPFLVLATQNPIEQEGTYPLPEAQVDRFLLKVKVSYPNKADEMKILDAVSGAGLRQPNAVATKEDILKARELVKQVYVDERVREYIVNLVLATRDPGSIKRSDLVGFVEVGASPRASIGLAQASKAHAFIQGRAYVTPEDVKAVAMEVLRHRVILSYEAEAEEVTAETVVQKILDSVEVP; from the coding sequence ATGGATATTCAGGAACTTTCGGAAAAGGTGAAGCAGCAGAGTTCTTTTTGCATGAACTTGCTGCGTGAAGTTGAAGATACGGTGATTGGTCAGAAGGCAATGGTTGAAAGCATTCTGACGGGTATTTTGGCAGATGGCCACGTGCTTTTGGAAGGCCTCCCGGGCCTTGCCAAGACGACTGCGGTGAAGGCTTTTGCCGATGCTGTTTCGCTCGACTTCAAGCGCATCCAGTTTACTCCTGATTTGCTGCCGGCAGACTTGCTCGGTACGACGATTTATAACGCCCGAGAAGCAAAGTTCGAAACGCGCAAGGGTCCGCTCTTCACGAACCTTGTGCTTGCTGATGAAATTAACCGTGCTCCGTCAAAGGTGCAGAGCGCTTTGCTCGAAGCCATGCAGGAACGCCACATCACGATTGGCGACGAAACGTTCAAGCTTGACGAACCATTCTTGGTGCTTGCCACGCAGAACCCGATTGAACAGGAAGGTACGTATCCGCTGCCGGAAGCTCAGGTAGACCGTTTCCTCTTGAAGGTGAAGGTGAGCTACCCGAACAAGGCTGACGAAATGAAGATTCTCGATGCTGTCTCGGGTGCAGGGCTGCGTCAGCCGAATGCGGTCGCGACGAAGGAAGATATCTTGAAGGCTCGCGAGCTTGTGAAGCAGGTTTATGTGGACGAACGCGTGCGCGAATACATCGTGAACCTGGTCTTGGCAACGCGTGATCCGGGTAGCATCAAGCGTAGCGACTTGGTGGGCTTTGTGGAAGTGGGCGCTTCTCCGCGTGCTTCTATCGGTCTTGCCCAAGCTTCGAAGGCTCATGCGTTTATCCAGGGCCGCGCTTATGTGACGCCGGAAGATGTGAAGGCTGTCGCGATGGAAGTGCTGCGTCACCGCGTGATCCTGAGCTACGAAGCTGAAGCGGAAGAAGTCACTGCCGAAACTGTCGTGCAGAAGATTTTGGATTCTGTGGAAGTGCCGTAA